A portion of the Oryzias melastigma strain HK-1 linkage group LG1, ASM292280v2, whole genome shotgun sequence genome contains these proteins:
- the cxxc4 gene encoding CXXC-type zinc finger protein 4 isoform X2, which produces MSNINTALCIENGQNADVSLLQKGNLQDGGLSQLLDYNAEMERYRSFANFYKTNGAFPQTAKIARITTPIFPSARIGMSPWNCDNAMLWGRKSAAINPNRTTMHRNDSQRTGKPGVPPETLQMANNNFLSTLSPEHCRPLAGECMNKLKCGTAEAEIMNLPERVGTFSAIPALGGISLPPGVIVMTALHSPAASAAVTDSAFQIANLADCPQNNSSASSGNPAKKKRKRCGVCAPCRRLINCGVCSSCRNRKTGHQICKFRKCEELKKKPGSSLERTPVNNGEAFRWFF; this is translated from the exons ATGTCCAACATAAACACTGCACTTTGCATAGAGAACGGACAGAATGCAGATGTGTCTCTCTTGCAAAAGGGTAATCTTCAGGATGGTGGATTAAGCCAGCTTTTGGATTATAACGCCGAAATGGAAAGGTACAGGTCTTTTGCGAACTTTTATAAAACCAATGGGGCATTTCCTCAGACTGCTAAAATTGCCCGTATCACGACACCCATCTTTCCCAGTGCCAGAATCGGCATGTCCCCATGGAACTGTGATAACGCCATGCTCTGGGGAAGGAAATCAGCGGCAATAAACCCTAATAGGACCACCATGCATAGAAATGACTCCCAGAGAACGGGGAAGCCTGGCGTGCCGCCAGAGACGCTGCAAATGGCAAATAATAATTTCCTCTCTACCTTATCCCCTGAACACTGCAGACCTTTAGCAGGAGAATGCATGAACAAGCTGAAATGCGGCACTGCTGAAGCAGAGATAATGAATCTCCCTGAACGCGTTGGAACTTTTTCCGCTATTCCGGCTTTAGGGGGCATCTCATTACCTCCCGGGGTCATCGTCATGACAGCCCTTCACTCCCCCGCAGCCTCAGCAGCCGTTACAGACAGTGCGTTTCAAATTGCCAATCTGGCAGACTGCCCACAGAATAATTCCTCAGCATCCAGTGGAAACCCAgcgaaaaagaaaaggaaaaggtGTGGGGTGTGTGCACCCTGCAGGCGGCTAATCAACTGCGGCGTCTGCAGCAGTTGTCGGAACCGCAAAACCGGTCACCAGATCTGCAAGTTTAGGAAATgcgaggagctgaagaagaaacCAGGCTCATCGCTGGAG AGGACGCCTGTAAACAATGGCGAGGCTTTTCGATGGTTCTTTTAG
- the cxxc4 gene encoding CXXC-type zinc finger protein 4 isoform X1, producing the protein MSNINTALCIENGQNADVSLLQKGNLQDGGLSQLLDYNAEMERYRSFANFYKTNGAFPQTAKIARITTPIFPSARIGMSPWNCDNAMLWGRKSAAINPNRTTMHRNDSQRTGKPGVPPETLQMANNNFLSTLSPEHCRPLAGECMNKLKCGTAEAEIMNLPERVGTFSAIPALGGISLPPGVIVMTALHSPAASAAVTDSAFQIANLADCPQNNSSASSGNPAKKKRKRCGVCAPCRRLINCGVCSSCRNRKTGHQICKFRKCEELKKKPGSSLEVRNRGCAPPLFCYYPRALQSINLFIQSRSKPLKIVSMPTHA; encoded by the coding sequence ATGTCCAACATAAACACTGCACTTTGCATAGAGAACGGACAGAATGCAGATGTGTCTCTCTTGCAAAAGGGTAATCTTCAGGATGGTGGATTAAGCCAGCTTTTGGATTATAACGCCGAAATGGAAAGGTACAGGTCTTTTGCGAACTTTTATAAAACCAATGGGGCATTTCCTCAGACTGCTAAAATTGCCCGTATCACGACACCCATCTTTCCCAGTGCCAGAATCGGCATGTCCCCATGGAACTGTGATAACGCCATGCTCTGGGGAAGGAAATCAGCGGCAATAAACCCTAATAGGACCACCATGCATAGAAATGACTCCCAGAGAACGGGGAAGCCTGGCGTGCCGCCAGAGACGCTGCAAATGGCAAATAATAATTTCCTCTCTACCTTATCCCCTGAACACTGCAGACCTTTAGCAGGAGAATGCATGAACAAGCTGAAATGCGGCACTGCTGAAGCAGAGATAATGAATCTCCCTGAACGCGTTGGAACTTTTTCCGCTATTCCGGCTTTAGGGGGCATCTCATTACCTCCCGGGGTCATCGTCATGACAGCCCTTCACTCCCCCGCAGCCTCAGCAGCCGTTACAGACAGTGCGTTTCAAATTGCCAATCTGGCAGACTGCCCACAGAATAATTCCTCAGCATCCAGTGGAAACCCAgcgaaaaagaaaaggaaaaggtGTGGGGTGTGTGCACCCTGCAGGCGGCTAATCAACTGCGGCGTCTGCAGCAGTTGTCGGAACCGCAAAACCGGTCACCAGATCTGCAAGTTTAGGAAATgcgaggagctgaagaagaaacCAGGCTCATCGCTGGAGGTGAGAAACAGGGGCTGTGCTCCCCCCCTCTTTTGTTATTATCCCCGTGCACTCCAAAGCATTAACCTCTTCATCCAGTCACGTTCTAAGCCCTTGAAAATTGTTTCCATGCCCACCCATGCCTGA